A genomic window from Punica granatum isolate Tunisia-2019 chromosome 2, ASM765513v2, whole genome shotgun sequence includes:
- the LOC116194603 gene encoding probable serine/threonine-protein kinase PIX13: MVFKYHSFILGDDDELNRARPGSPPAFFSLLSPDSPRVCGNCIPGVAAGAATSGALAVTAHQSSVPVMLTRERLHQQHVRKRKSETEGWSLSLSTHLSFMGICLGFTDTTPSDLNEVGASEPTRNITMVNASPENAITRHISPLPNLPQFTLAELKGATKNFGSDSLLGEGGFGQVFKGRINDKPSSKTRKGSGTPVAVKRMNSDGFQGIEEWLAEVNFLGRLSHPNLVKLLGYCIEDGELLLVYELMQKHSLDMHLFRNKFLGFLLKIQVSLPWDIRFKIVIGMAKGLAFLLTSEMQVIHRDIKTSNILLDGFYNAKISDFGLAKTSPSESKSHVTTRVMGTYGFADPEYVSTGHLYVKSDVYGFGVVLVEILTGLRAIDPRRPRGQEILVDWMKPFLTNKRKLKSCMDSRLEGKYPHLAVYKIAQLALNCLALEPNCRPSMEKVVKTLEELESSHPKMTTEPKFRPTCLGP, encoded by the exons atggtcTTCAAGTACCATTCCTTCATTCTCGGGGACGACGACGAACTCAACAGGGCTCGTCCAGGCTCCCCTCCAGCCTTCTTCTCTCTGCTTTCACCTGATTCTCCCCGCGTCTGTGGTAATTGCATCCCTGGCGTTGCAGCTGGGGCGGCCACATCTGGAGCTCTGGCAGTGACCGCTCACCAGTCCTCTGTCCCCGTTATGCTCACCCGAGAACGGCTTCATCAGCAGCACGTCAG aaaaagaaaaagtgagaCGGAAGGGTGGTCTCTCTCTTTATCAACCCACCTATCTTTTATGGGGATTTGTTTGGGCTTTACAGACACTACCCCTAGCGATCTTAACGAAG TTGGTGCCTCTGAACCAACGAGAAATATAACGATGGTCAACGCATCCCCTGAGAATGCCATTACCAGGCACATCTCACCACTTCCAAACCTGCCGCAGTTCACACTTGCCGAACTGAAGGGTGCGACTAAGAATTTTGGATCAGACTCATTGCTTGGTGAGGGCGGGTTCGGGCAAGTCTTCAAGGGCAGGATCAATGACAAGCCCTCGTCAAAGACCCGGAAGGGCAGTGGAACACCAGTCGCAGTCAAGAGAATGAACTCTGACGGCTTTCAAGGGATTGAAGAGTGGCTG GCAGAAGTAAATTTCCTTGGACGGCTCTCTCACCCGAACCTGGTGAAGTTGTTGGGTTATTGCATTGAGGACGGAGAGCTGCTTCTGGTCTACGAGTTAATGCAGAAACACAGCTTAGATATGCATCTGTTTCGAAATAAGTTTCTCGGATTCTTGttaaaaatacaagttt CGCTTCCATGGGACATAAGGTTTAAGATAGTGATAGGAATGGCCAAAGGGCTGGCATTCCTGCTTACGTCAGAAATGCAAGTGATACATAGAGACATTAAGACCTCCAACATATTACTTGATGGG TTTTACAATGCCAAGATCTCAGACTTCGGCTTGGCAAAG ACTAGCCCTTCAGAAAGCAAGTCTCATGTCACAACGAGAGTAATGGGAACTTACGGCTTTGCAGATCCTGAATACGTCTCCACTG gGCATCTGTATGTTAAGAGCGATGTGTACGGGTTTGGTGTTGTGCTGGTCGAGATACTGACTGGTCTCCGTGCTATTGATCCTCGCCGGCCCAGAGGCCAGGAAATTCTGGTAGATTGGATGAAGCCTTTTCTGACCAACAAGCGAAAGCTGAAGAGCTGCATGGATTCCCGTCTCGAGGGGAAGTATCCTCATTTGGCTGTGTACAAGATAGCGCAGCTTGCTCTTAACTGCCTCGCCCTCGAGCCCAACTGCCGTCCTTCCATGGAAAAGGTGGTAAAAACTCTGGAGGAGCTTGAATCTTCCCATCCCAAGATGACAACGGAGCCCAAGTTCCGTCCAACATG
- the LOC116194181 gene encoding serine/threonine-protein phosphatase PP1 isozyme 2-like, whose amino-acid sequence MPFKYHSFIPGDDDELNKARPGSPPAFFSLPSPASPRVCGNCIPGIAAGAAATSAAVTAAAHRSSVPIPSTRERLPQQHVRTEAAVEVKNQESASVEVPNSQSKNKAKGFILDHAALDDIIGRLLDFRLARPGKQVELFEKEVRHLCLTSKEIFLSQPKLLELETPINICGDIHGQYNDLLRVFGVVGFPSTANYLFLGNYVDYGEQSLETMCLLLAYKIKYPENFFLLRGNHECASINRIYGFYDECKRRFNVRLWKVFTDCFNCLPFAALVDNKIFCVHGGLSPDLTSLDQIRNIPCRTDVPDTGLLCDLLWSDPRYNVKGWGVNDRGASYTFGADKVSEFLKKHNLDLVCRGHQVVDDGYEFFAERQLVTLFSAPNYRGIYNNAGAIMRIDENLNHSFQILKPAERKLK is encoded by the exons atgcCCTTCAAATACCATTCGTTCATTCCCGGGGATGACGATGAACTCAACAAGGCTCGTCCAGGCTCCCCTCCGGCCTTCTTCTCTCTGCCTTCACCAGCTTCTCCTCGCGTCTGCGGTAACTGCATCCCTGGTATTGCGGCTGGAGCGGCGGCCACATCTGCAGCTGTGACTGCAGCTGCTCACCGGTCCTCTGTCCCCATTCCGTCCACCCGAGAACGGCTTCCTCAGCAGCACGTCAG AACCGAAGCAGCGGTGGAAGTGAAGAATCAAGAATCTGCGAGTGTTGAAGTGCCGAACAGTCAAAGTAAAAATAAG GCTAAGGGGTTCATTTTGGACCATGCCGCCCTGGATGACATCATCGGACGGCTCTTAGATTTTCGGTTGGCTAGGCCGGGGAAGCAGGTCGAGCTCTTTGAGAAGGAGGTTAGGCATCTCTGTCTGACCTCTAAAGAAATCTTTCTTTCGCAGCCCAAATTGCTCGAGCTTGAAACTCCCATTAATATTTGCG GTGATATTCATGGACAGTACAATGACTTGTTGAGGGTTTTTGGGGTCGTAGGCTTTCCTTCGACCGCCAACTACCTGTTCTTAGGAAACTATGTGGACTACGGGGAACAGAGTTTGGAAACTATGTGCCTCTTGCTCGCTTACAAGATTAAGTATCCCGAGAACTTTTTTCTTCTACGAGGGAATCATGAATGTGCTTCCATTAATCGGATCTATGGGTTCTATGATGAGTGTAAGCGGCGCTTCAATGTGAGACTTTGGAAAGTCTTCACTGACTGTTTCAATTGCCTCCCCTTCGCAGCTCTTGTTGATAATAAGATATTTTGCGTGCACGGAGGGCTCTCTCCCGATCTCACCAGCTTAGACCAAATAAGAAATATACCTTGCAGGACTGATGTGCCCGACACGGGCTTGCTTTGTGATTTGCTCTGGTCAGACCCGCGCTATAATGTGAAGGGATGGGGCGTGAATGATAGAGGAGCCTCTTACACCTTTGGAGCAGACAAAGTTTCGGAATTTTTAAAGAAGCATAATCTGGATCTTGTTTGTCGTGGTCATCAG GTTGTAGATGATGGATACGAATTCTTCGCAGAGAGGCAGCTAGTGACTCTATTTTCAGCACCTAACTACCGCGGCATATACAATAATGCGGGCGCAATAATGAGAATCGATGAGAATTTAAACCACTCCTTCCAGATACTAAAGCCAGCTGAGAGGAAACTTAAGTAG
- the LOC116197188 gene encoding serine/threonine-protein phosphatase PP1 isozyme 2-like, with translation MVFKYYSFLPGDEEDLNNARPGSPPAFFSLPSPVSPRICGNCIPGFAAGAATAAAVSATRRSFVPVPPAREPLPRQQQVRNEAAAEVKDQKSASVETSSCHTKKIKAEKFMLDDIIIRLLEGRGRPGKLVELSETEIRQLCVTSRNIFLQQPNLLELESPIKICGDIHGQYCDLLRLFEYGGFPPTTNYLFLGNYVDYGKQSLETMCLLLAYKIKYPENFFLLRGNHECSSISRIHGFYDECKRRFNVRLWKVFVDCFNCFPAAAIVDDKIFCVHGGLSPDLTNLDQIRNIRRPTDVPDTGLLCDLLWSDPDGHLKGWGMNDRGVSYTFGADKVSEFIEKLDLDLFCRGHQVVEDGYEFFAGRRLVTLCSAPNYRGEYDNAGAIMSVDEALMCSFQILKPADRQPRLFYSRHLQDDPKTEEIGTTEG, from the exons ATGGTCTTCAAGTATTATTCCTTCCTCCCCGGCGACGAGGAGGACCTCAACAACGCTCGCCCCGGCTCCCCTCCGGccttcttctctctcccttCACCCGTTTCTCCTCGCATATGCGGTAACTGCATCCCTGGCTTCGCAGCTGGAGCTGCCACGGCGGCAGCCGTGTCAGCTACTCGCCGGTCCTTTGTCCCCGTTCCGCCGGCTCGAGAGCCGCTTCCGCGGCAGCAACAGGTCAG AAACGAGGCAGCGGCGGAAGTGAAGGATCAGAAATCTGCGAGTGTTGAAACGTCAAGTTGTcacactaaaaaaattaag GCTGAGAAGTTCATGTTGGATGACATCATCATTAGGCTCTTAGAAGGTCGGGGTAGGCCAGGGAAGTTGGTCGAGCTCTCAGAGACAGAGATTAGGCAGCTCTGTGTGACCTCTAGGAATATCTTTCTTCAGCAGCCCAACTTGCTTGAGCTTGAATCTCCCATTAAGATTTGTG GTGATATTCATGGGCAATACTGTGACTTGCTGAGGCTTTTTGAGTACGGAGGCTTTCCTCCAACAACCAACTACTTGTTCCTAGGAAACTACGTGGACTATGGGAAACAGAGTTTGGAGACCATGTGCCTCTTGCTTGCTTACAAGATTAAGTACCCGGAGAACTTTTTTCTTCTCCGCGGGAATCATGAATGTTCTTCTATTAGTCGGATACATGGGTTCTATGACGAATGTAAGCGGCGCTTCAACGTGAGGCTCTGGAAGGTCTTTGTTGACTGTTTCAATTGCTTCCCTGCTGCGGCCATTGTTGATGACAAGATATTTTGCGTGCACGGAGGACTGTCTCCAGATCTCACCAATTTAGACCAAATAAGAAACATACGTCGCCCGACTGATGTGCCCGACACGGGCTTGCTCTGTGATTTGCTCTGGTCAGATCCGGACGGTCATTTGAAGGGATGGGGCATGAATGATAGAGGAGTCTCTTACACCTTTGGAGCTGACAAGGTTTCGGAATTCATAGAGAAGCTTGATTTAGACCTTTTTTGTCGTGGTCATCAG GTTGTAGAAGATGGATATGAATTCTTTGCAGGTAGACGGCTCGTGACTCTATGTTCAGCACCTAACTACCGCGGCGAGTACGATAATGCCGGTGCAATTATGAGTGTCGACGAGGCCTTGATGTGCTCCTTCCAGATACTTAAGCCAGCTGACAGGCAGCCCCGTTTGTTTT ATTCTCGTCACCTGCAAGATGACCCAAAGACTGAAGAAATCGGGACCACAGAAGGCTGA